One window of the Trifolium pratense cultivar HEN17-A07 linkage group LG2, ARS_RC_1.1, whole genome shotgun sequence genome contains the following:
- the LOC123906123 gene encoding silicon efflux transporter LSI2-like — translation MALFPIPKVVLGSIAFSIFWILAIFPAVPFLPIGRTAGSLLGAMLMVIFRVISPDEAYAAIDLPILGLLFGTMVVSVYLERADMFKYIGKLLSWKTKGPKDLLCRICLISALSSALFTNDTSCFVLTEFILKIAKQHNLPPLPFLLALASSANIGSSATPIGNPQNLVIAVASKISFGEFLFGILPAMLVGVVFNGLILIAMYWKLLSGHGEVEDPIAEVAADEEVINSHQFSPATMSHYSSSLNSQVLNGYLLESSTIQNSPQVQNLRNRLVLNDSEIHRFHVGSLFDSARNSNASKEGTNNDLALETNVETTPSKTVIEIDRTMDVPVLVSSDGKDCLCAKRKRLLWKSCVYMITLGMLIAMLLGLNMSWTAISAALALVVLDFKDARPSLEKVSYSLLIFFCGMFITVDGFNKTGIPSALWEFMEPYSRVDRSGGIVILALVILVLSNLASNVPTVLLLGARVAASAAAISKEDQKRAWLILAWVSTVAGNLSLLGSAANLIVCEQARRAPNISYTLTFETI, via the exons ATGGCTTTATTTCCAATTCCAAAAGTTGTTTTAGGTTCAATAGCCTTTTCAATTTTCTGGATATTAGCAATTTTTCCAGCAGTTCCATTTCTACCAATTGGTAGAACAGCAGGTTCCCTTTTAGGTGCAATGCTTATGGTAATATTCCGAGTCATTTCTCCAGACGAAGCGTACGCTGCAATCGATCTTCCAATCCTCGGTCTTCTTTTCGGTACAATGGTTGTTAGTGTCTATCTTGAAAGAGCAGATATGTTCAAATACATAGGAAAATTACTTTCTTGGAAAACTAAAGGACCAAAAGATTTACTTTGTAGAATCTGTTTGATTTCGGCTTTATCGAGTGCTCTTTTCACAAATGATActtcttgttttgttttaacTGAATTCATATTGAAAATTGCAAAACAGCATAATTTACCACCTCTCCCTTTTTTGCTTGCACTTGCTTCAAGTGCTAATATTGGTTCCTCAGCTACACCAATTGGTAATCCTCAAAATCTTGTTATAGCTGTTGCGAGTAAAATTTCGTTCGGAGAGTTTTTGTTCGGTATTCTTCCAGCTATGCTTGTAGGAGTTGTATTTAATGGTTTAATTCTTATAGCTATGTATTGGAAATTGTTATCTGGTCATGGAGAAGTCGAGGATCCTATCGCTGAAGTTGCGGCTGATGAAGAGGTTATTAACTCTCATCAATTTTCCCCAGCTACAATGTCTCATTATTCATCATCACTTAATTCTCAAGTGTTGAATGGTTATTTACTAGAATCTTCTACTATTCAAAACTCTCCTCAAGTTCAGAATCTACGAAACCGATTAGTTTTGAATGATAGTGAAATTCATAGGTTTCATGTTGGTAGCCTATTCGATTCGGCTAGAAACTCAAATGCATCAAAGGAAGGGACTAATAATGACTTGGCTTTGGAAACAAACGTGGAAACTACTCCATCGAAAACTGTTATCGAAATAGATAGAACAATGGACGTACCTGTTTTGGTGTCTTCGGATGGAAAGGACTGTTTATGCGCGAAGCGGAAACGTTTACTATGGAAATCTTGTGTTTATATGATCACATTAGGAATGTTGATTGCAATGCTTCTTGGTTTGAATATGTCATGGACCGCGATTTCGGCTGCATTAGCTTTGGTTGTTCTTGATTTCAAAGATGCTAGACCAAGTTTAGAAAAG GTTTCATATTCACTTTTGATATTCTTTTGTGGAATGTTTATCACAGTAGATGGATTCAACAAAACTGGTATTCCAAGTGCTTTATGGGAGTTTATGGAGCCTTATTCGCGAGTTGATCGTTCTGGTGGAATAGTGATACTTGCTCTAGTTATACTCGTCCTATCAAATTTGGCTTCAAATGTACCAACCG ttCTATTGCTTGGAGCAAGAGTTGCAGCCTCAGCGGCTGCAATTTCAAAAGAAGACCAGAAAAGGGCATGGCTTATATTGGCTTGGGTCAGCACTGTAGCAGGGAACCTGTCATTATTGGGATCAGCTGCAAACTTGATTGTTTGCGAACAAGCTCGCCGAGCTCCGAACATTTCATACACATTAACCTTCGAAACCATCTGA
- the LOC123906124 gene encoding silicon efflux transporter LSI2-like, translating into MALAPIPKVVLGSIAFAIFWILAVFPAVPFLPIGRTAGSLLGAMLMVIFRVISPDEAYAAIDLPILGLLFGTMVVSVYLERADMFKYIGKLLSWKSKGPKDLLCRICLISALSSALFTNDTSCVVLTEFILKIAKQHNLPPHPFLLALASSANIGSSATPIGNPQNLVIAVESKISFGDFLFGILPAMLIGVVVNALILIAMYWKLLSGHKDIEDPIAEVAAEEEVNSHQFSPATMSHYSSSFNSQELNGYLLESSSIQNSPQAQNLRNRLVSIESEIHRFHVGSAINSARNSSASKEGTNNNDLASETKVETSPSKTVVEIDRTMDGHVLASSDGKDCLGAERKRLLWKTCVYLITLGMLIAMLLGLNMSWTAISAALALVVLDFKDARPSLEKVSYSLLIFFCGMFITVDGFNKTGIPSALWEFMEPYSRVDRSSGIVILALVILVLSNLASNVPTVLLLGARVAASAAAISKEDEKRAWLILAWVSTVAGNLSLLGSAANLIVCEQARRAPNISYTLTFWSHLKFGLPSTIIVTAIGLTLIR; encoded by the exons ATGGCTTTAGCTCCAATTCCAAAAGTTGTTTTAGGTTCAATAGCCTTTGCAATTTTCTGGATATTAGCAGTTTTTCCAGCAGTTCCATTTCTACCAATTGGTAGAACAGCAGGTTCCCTTTTAGGTGCAATGCTTATGGTAATATTCAGAGTCATTTCTCCGGACGAAGCGTACGCTGCAATCGATCTTCCAATCCTCGGTCTTCTTTTCGGCACAATGGTTGTTAGTGTCTATCTTGAAAGAGCAGACATGTTCAAATACATAGGAAAATTACTTTCTTGGAAAAGTAAAGGACCAAAAGATTTACTTTGTAGAATCTGTTTGATTTCGGCTTTATCGAGTGCTCTTTTCACAAATGATActtcttgtgttgttttaacTGAATTCATATTGAAAATTGCAAAACAACATAATTTACCACCTCACCCTTTTTTGCTTGCACTTGCTTCAAGTGCTAATATTGGTTCCTCAGCTACACCAATTGGTAATCCTCAAAATCTTGTTATAGCTGTCGAAAGTAAAATTTCGTTCGGAGATTTTTTGTTCGGTATTCTTCCTGCTATGCTTATAGGAGTTGTGGTGAATGCTTTAATTCTTATAGCTATGTATTGGAAATTGTTATCTGGTCATAAAGATATCGAGGATCCTATCGCTGAAGTTGCGGCTGAAGAAGAGGTTAATTCTCATCAATTTTCGCCGGCTACCATGTCTCATTATTCATCATCATTTAATTCTCAAGAGTTGAATGGTTACTTACTAGAATCTTCTAGTATTCAAAACTCTCCTCAAGCTCAAAATCTACGGAACCGGTTAGTTTCGATTGAAAGTGAAATTCATAGGTTTCATGTTGGAAGTGCAATCAATTCCGCTAGAAACTCTAGTGCATCAAAGGAAGGGACTAATAATAATGACTTGGCTTCTGAAACAAAAGTGGAAACTAGTCCATCGAAAACTGTTGTCGAAATAGATAGAACAATGGACGGACATGTTTTGGCGTCTTCGGATGGAAAGGACTGTTTAGGTGCCGAGCGGAAACGTTTACTGTGGAAAACATGTGTTTATTTGATCACATTAGGAATGTTGATTGCAATGCTTCTTGGTTTGAATATGTCATGGACTGCGATTTCGGCCGCATTAGCTTTGGTTGTTCTTGATTTCAAAGATGCTAGACCAAGTTTAGAGAAG GTTTCATATTCACTTTTGATATTCTTTTGTGGAATGTTCATCACAGTAGATGGATTTAACAAAACTGGTATTCCAAGTGCTTTATGGGAGTTTATGGAGCCTTATTCGCGAGTTGATCGTTCTAGTGGAATAGTGATACTCGCTCTAGTTATACTAGTCCTATCAAATTTGGCTTCAAATGTACCAACCG TTCTATTGCTTGGAGCAAGAGTTGCAGCATCGGCTGCAGCAATTTCGAAAGAAGATGAGAAAAGGGCATGGCTCATCTTGGCTTGGGTCAGCACCGTCGCAGGGAACCTGTCATTATTGGGATCGGCTGCAAACTTGATTGTTTGCGAACAAGCTCGCCGAGCTCCCAACATTTCGTACACATTAACGTTCTGGAGCCATCTGAAATTTGGCCTCCCTTCAACTATTATAGTCACTGCTATTGGTTTGACACTAATAAGATGA